The Mangrovibacillus cuniculi sequence GCACTGAAATTGCAGCCAGTAAAAAGAGTGCAACAGGTACAATTTTCTCTACAGATTGAGAAACATTCTTTTTAGACTTATTTTCTGCAATCATCTTTTGCACAGACATGGCTTTTGTAGAATTACTATTAGCCAAAGTAAAAACCCCTTTCATCCACATAACAAGATGAGAAGACACACGTAGGTGCTTCTCATCTTTCTTTATAATTGTTAATTAGCGAAGACCTTCAATAGTTTCTAATTGCTCATCATACTTTTCTTGAGGAAGGGATACATATCCTACTTCTTCAGCAAGCATACCAGCATTCTCAAGTAAGAACTTTACATATGCATATGTTAAGTCTTCTTTAACCGCTGAGTTAACTACGTAAGAGTATAGTGGACGAGAAAGTGGAGCATATTCACCAGACTCAATTGTTTCATTTGTAGGCTCAACAGGTCCGTTACCTCCATCAACTGGAACAACTTTCAAATTATCTTTATTTTCTAGGTAGTATGCATATCCGAAGAAACCAATTGCATTCTTGTCACCTGTTACACCTTGTACAAGTACGTTATCATCTTCAGATAGTGTAGCACCCTTGTTGATTTGCTCATCTTCTAGGACTACTTCATTGAAGTAGTCATATGTTCCAGAATCAGTTCCTGGAGAATAGAATACGATTTCTTCTTCAGGCCATCCTTCACGCACATCAGCCCAAGTAGTAGCTCCACCGTCTACCCACATTTTCTTCAATTCATCAACTGTTAAAGAATCTACCCAATCATTTTCTTTATTAACTACTACTGATAAACCATCGTAAGCAAGCTCAAGTTCAGTAACTTCCTTACCGTCAGCTTTAATTGCTTCAATCTCTTCGTCTTTAATAGGACGAGATGCATTTGAGATCATGATTTCGCCGTTAATTAGCTTTTCAAACCCACCACCAGAACCAGAGAATCCAACTGTTACTTCAGCTCCTGGGTTAGCAATTTGGAATTCTTCTACAACACCTTCAACGATTGGATAAACTGTAGATGATCCGTCGATGTTTAATGTTCCAGATACTTCTGAACCACCGTTTTCAGAACCGTTATCACCTGTTTGAGAAGTTTCTTCTCCGCCACCACATGCAGCAAGCATTAGTGCAGAACCAATCATTGTAGACATTGCTAAGTACTTAACGTTTTTCATTTCCATAATTCCCCCTAAGAATCTTGGTTATTTGTCCTACAAGAGTAAATATACTGGACGACTATTAATAACGCATTAATCGAATGTAAAGCTTTTGTAAATTTCGACTGTATTCGATTTTTTTTGCATAATATCTACATCGTCTATCTTAGTATTTACTCAAATAAAAAAAACATAACACCTTCTTATAAAAGTGTTATGTCTAGAATGTTTCATGATTCTTCTATAGGTGTAGGCTCTTCTTGGTCATCGCTGTCTTCTTGAATAGGCTCTCCGTTTTGTCTTTTTTCTTTTAATTCAAAGTATTTATCTAAAATTTGCTGACCTACTCGATTACTCGTAGGGGTTGACTGTGAGTCTCTTTGATATAACCAAGGGACCACAACGGAGAATGCTACTTCTGGATTGTTATGTGGTGCATAACCAGCTAACGTTAAATTCCACGTTTCCACAAGACCCTTTCCTTCTTTCAATAACTCTTCACGTTTTGGGCCATCATAAAACGCTTGAGCAGTTCCCGTTTTTCCTGCTGGTAGATAATCTTTTGAACCGAAGTAGCTATATGCCGTACCACCTTGTTCTTGCATAACTTGACGTAAACCTTCTTTTACTCGATCTATATTTTCGGTAGGCATGTCTACACGATTTAGGACGGTGGGTTGAATTTCTCGCACTACTGGACCCAGGGACTCATTTCCTGGAATCGGCTCATGGATTGATTTTACCACTCTAGGAGCTACACGATATCCACCATTTGCTATCGTCGAAATATACTGTGCCAATTGTAATGGCGTGTATGTGTCATACTGTCCAATAGATAAGTCAAGTATAAAACCCGGACTAGTACCTTGACCGGTAAAACCAATTTGTTCTCCTGGTAAATCTATTCCTGTTCGAACACCTAATCCAAATTGGGCAAAGTTTTCTCTCATTACGTTAAACGTACTTGTTCTGATACGTAATGGCTGGTTGTATTGATAATTTCCCCCTCCCATTGCTATAGCGGTTTTAAACATATACACATTGGAAGAGCGCTTTAAGGCTGTTAAATCGTTAATATTCCCCATATTAACATAGGAGGATTTTTCAGGAGTACCTTTAATTTTTAATGGTGTGTCTAACAGTACTTGTCCTGGGGTAATAGATCCAGTTTGGTAACCAGTTAGGACAGTAGCCGCTTTAATGGAGGACCCTACATTATAGGAAGTCGTAAAGTTTCCAGATGCAAAGTCAATTAGACCAGGTTTACCGGTTTCTTCGTCTAATACATATTGCTTACCAGACATCGCAAGAACTTCACCCGTATTAGGATCCATCATTGTTACGAAGATACGGTCAAAAAGCTCATGACCTGGCTCAGATTTTACATCCATTAATTCTTTACTAATAATTTCATCCACAGCAAGCTGTAAATCCATATCTATCGTAAGCTTTAAGTCTTTTCCTCGTTGACCATCCATAATGACTTCTGATTCTACTACAGCTCCAGATCGATCTGTTACATTCTTCACTTTTTGTTTTTGCCCTTGAAGAACATCTTCATATTGCGCTTCAATGTAACTCAATCCTACCCGATCGTTTCGACTATACCCTTTTGCCAAATATTCATCTAAAAGTTCTACAGGAATACCTTGGTCAGAGGAAGATACTCTACCTAAAATAGATCGTAGTGTATTCTCAAACATATATTTTCTTTCCCAGTCAGTAGTAGATTCTACTCCCGGCAATGATGTTAAATTCTCGGATACGACAGCAAATTCCTCTTGAGAAACATTTTCGTTTTTAACAGTCTGTGGCGTATGCGCATATCCCGAAATCATATCTCGATAAATCGCAAGAACTTCTAATTCATTTTCTGTAAACGAATTTAAATTTTCTTCTGTGATTCTATCTAGCTGTAATTGGTATAACTTCTTATCTTTTTCTTCATCTTCTTCCAGAGCTTTTTCATCCGCTTCCGTAATTAACGCTTCTGCTTTTTCAGGATTTTTTATTAACCAATAATCTTGTAAATCACGTTTTTGGATCTTGCTTGTATCTTTCTCAATATATGTAGCAAGAGTTTCCGCAACTTCTAGCATTTCTTGTTGATTTAACGTTTTATTGTTTGTAAAGGTAACAGCATTTCTAGGTTCGTTATCCACGATTAACTGTCCATTACGATCATATATCTTCCCTCGAGGAACAGGTGTATTGACGGTGACATCTTCCGTTCGTTGAATCTCTCTTGTATAATCCTCACCATATA is a genomic window containing:
- a CDS encoding PstS family phosphate ABC transporter substrate-binding protein, which gives rise to MKNVKYLAMSTMIGSALMLAACGGGEETSQTGDNGSENGGSEVSGTLNIDGSSTVYPIVEGVVEEFQIANPGAEVTVGFSGSGGGFEKLINGEIMISNASRPIKDEEIEAIKADGKEVTELELAYDGLSVVVNKENDWVDSLTVDELKKMWVDGGATTWADVREGWPEEEIVFYSPGTDSGTYDYFNEVVLEDEQINKGATLSEDDNVLVQGVTGDKNAIGFFGYAYYLENKDNLKVVPVDGGNGPVEPTNETIESGEYAPLSRPLYSYVVNSAVKEDLTYAYVKFLLENAGMLAEEVGYVSLPQEKYDEQLETIEGLR
- a CDS encoding peptidoglycan D,D-transpeptidase FtsI family protein: MNNKKKKNHVSLRLNLLFLAVFLLFSGLILRLGVIQIVYGEDYTREIQRTEDVTVNTPVPRGKIYDRNGQLIVDNEPRNAVTFTNNKTLNQQEMLEVAETLATYIEKDTSKIQKRDLQDYWLIKNPEKAEALITEADEKALEEDEEKDKKLYQLQLDRITEENLNSFTENELEVLAIYRDMISGYAHTPQTVKNENVSQEEFAVVSENLTSLPGVESTTDWERKYMFENTLRSILGRVSSSDQGIPVELLDEYLAKGYSRNDRVGLSYIEAQYEDVLQGQKQKVKNVTDRSGAVVESEVIMDGQRGKDLKLTIDMDLQLAVDEIISKELMDVKSEPGHELFDRIFVTMMDPNTGEVLAMSGKQYVLDEETGKPGLIDFASGNFTTSYNVGSSIKAATVLTGYQTGSITPGQVLLDTPLKIKGTPEKSSYVNMGNINDLTALKRSSNVYMFKTAIAMGGGNYQYNQPLRIRTSTFNVMRENFAQFGLGVRTGIDLPGEQIGFTGQGTSPGFILDLSIGQYDTYTPLQLAQYISTIANGGYRVAPRVVKSIHEPIPGNESLGPVVREIQPTVLNRVDMPTENIDRVKEGLRQVMQEQGGTAYSYFGSKDYLPAGKTGTAQAFYDGPKREELLKEGKGLVETWNLTLAGYAPHNNPEVAFSVVVPWLYQRDSQSTPTSNRVGQQILDKYFELKEKRQNGEPIQEDSDDQEEPTPIEES